Genomic DNA from Taurinivorans muris:
GATTACGGCTGCGGACAGGGCAAGTATTTGAAAATAATGAAAGAACTTGGCGTTGAGGCTGTCGGTATAGATGTCAACCCTGAACAGATCGCCGATTTGCGGTTTCTGGGTTTTGAAGTGTATGCGGACAGCGCGGAGTTAAAGAAACAGCGTTTTGACTGCATTTTGCTTTCGCACGTGATTGAACATTTCTCCGGTGATGAACTGGTTGAATTGTTTGACTCCATATTGCCTTATTTGAAAAAAGACGGAAAAATCATCATTGTCACGCCTGTTCTCGGGGAGCGGTTTTATTATGATTTCACCCATGTTCGCCCTTATTATCCGCAAAGCGTGCGAATGCTTTTTGGCGGTATCACAACGGCTATGTCGACAAAATCCCGATATTCCGCTGAATTGGACGATGTTTTCTTTTTCAGGGAC
This window encodes:
- a CDS encoding class I SAM-dependent methyltransferase; the encoded protein is MHNFMKTHYQDFEEKKVREILSAYAGKRVLDYGCGQGKYLKIMKELGVEAVGIDVNPEQIADLRFLGFEVYADSAELKKQRFDCILLSHVIEHFSGDELVELFDSILPYLKKDGKIIIVTPVLGERFYYDFTHVRPYYPQSVRMLFGGITTAMSTKSRYSAELDDVFFFRDSFKLRLFQAFYPASSALPVFKKILSAVNSCFSFIHYYSGGKIGGTASWLGIYAVKGMVDDEKN